A window of Planctomycetota bacterium contains these coding sequences:
- a CDS encoding Hsp70 family protein, translating into MGKIVGIDLGTTNSVVAVVEGNEVKVIPNKHGSHLTPSVVAFTE; encoded by the coding sequence GTCGGGATCGACCTGGGGACGACCAACTCGGTGGTGGCGGTGGTGGAGGGCAACGAAGTCAAGGTCATTCCCAATAAGCACGGGTCTCACCTGACTCCGTCGGTGGTGGCCTTTACCGAG